In Pleurocapsa sp. PCC 7319, the following are encoded in one genomic region:
- the pntA gene encoding Re/Si-specific NAD(P)(+) transhydrogenase subunit alpha, giving the protein MTATVDRQEQDSQQIEGRKESPRKIGIPKEIYPNECRVSATPNTVKKLQKLGFEILVESNAGSAANFTDQAYQEADCKIVPDAASLWSEADIILKVRAPEDSEISVMPEGKTIVSFIGPAQNEELLNKLASRNATVLAMDAIPRISRAQKMDALSSMANIAGYRAVIEAANNFGRFFTGQITAAGKVPPAKVMVIGAGVAGLAAIGAARSLGAVVRAFDTRPAVKEQVESLGAEFLELEFEEDGTGTGGYAKTMSKEFIDAEMALFREQAKEIDIIITTALIPGRPAPKLILTDMVEMMKEGSVIVDLAAEQGGNCEVTRPNEVYRYDGVTIIGLTDLPSRMAAQSSQLYGTNLWHLLKDMGGAEDYQVDYEDQVVRGALIVHEGKVTWPPPKIANPSPTPAPKPKATIKEVETQEKKKSSGILWVILAGLALLGIGIGAPTSFLSHFTVFVLACFIGYQVIWNVTPALHTPLMSVTNAISGIIILGGMLQISGEITSPSVILGAIAILVGTINISGGFLVTQRMLKMFQK; this is encoded by the coding sequence ATGACTGCAACCGTCGATAGACAAGAACAGGATAGCCAACAAATCGAAGGGCGTAAAGAAAGTCCTCGCAAAATTGGTATTCCTAAAGAAATATATCCCAATGAGTGTCGTGTCTCTGCCACTCCCAACACGGTTAAAAAATTACAAAAATTAGGCTTTGAGATTCTGGTCGAGAGTAATGCTGGCTCAGCAGCTAACTTTACTGACCAAGCTTATCAAGAAGCAGATTGCAAAATTGTTCCAGATGCAGCTTCTCTATGGTCAGAGGCCGATATTATTCTCAAGGTACGTGCTCCTGAAGATTCGGAAATATCGGTAATGCCTGAAGGAAAAACAATTGTTAGTTTTATTGGACCAGCTCAAAATGAAGAGCTACTAAATAAGTTAGCATCCCGCAACGCTACAGTTTTGGCAATGGACGCGATCCCCAGGATCAGTCGAGCTCAAAAGATGGATGCTCTATCTTCGATGGCTAACATTGCTGGATATCGGGCAGTAATCGAGGCGGCAAATAACTTTGGTCGATTTTTTACTGGACAAATCACTGCTGCAGGGAAAGTGCCTCCTGCGAAAGTAATGGTCATTGGTGCCGGGGTTGCAGGTCTGGCGGCGATCGGTGCAGCTAGAAGTCTGGGCGCAGTGGTACGAGCTTTCGATACTCGTCCTGCGGTTAAAGAACAAGTAGAAAGTCTGGGTGCAGAATTTTTAGAATTAGAATTTGAAGAAGATGGTACTGGTACTGGTGGCTATGCCAAAACCATGAGTAAAGAATTTATCGATGCAGAAATGGCACTCTTTAGAGAGCAAGCTAAAGAGATCGATATTATTATTACTACTGCTCTTATACCAGGCAGACCAGCCCCCAAACTCATTCTTACTGACATGGTAGAAATGATGAAGGAAGGTTCGGTGATAGTAGATTTAGCTGCTGAACAGGGTGGTAACTGTGAAGTCACTAGACCCAACGAAGTTTATAGATATGACGGCGTAACCATTATCGGTTTAACCGATTTACCCAGTCGTATGGCTGCCCAGTCAAGTCAGCTTTATGGCACCAACCTGTGGCACTTGCTCAAAGACATGGGTGGAGCTGAAGATTATCAAGTTGATTATGAAGATCAAGTAGTTCGGGGTGCGCTAATTGTTCATGAAGGAAAAGTAACTTGGCCTCCGCCAAAAATTGCTAATCCTTCTCCTACACCTGCTCCAAAACCCAAAGCAACTATCAAAGAGGTTGAGACTCAAGAAAAGAAAAAATCCAGTGGAATTCTCTGGGTAATTTTGGCTGGTTTGGCCTTACTGGGAATTGGTATCGGTGCGCCAACTTCTTTCTTGTCTCACTTTACTGTCTTTGTGCTAGCTTGCTTTATTGGCTATCAGGTAATTTGGAACGTAACCCCTGCTTTGCATACTCCTCTAATGAGTGTCACCAATGCTATTAGCGGCATTATTATTTTGGGTGGTATGTTGCAGATATCAGGAGAAATTACCTCACCTTCAGTAATTCTAGGTGCGATCGCCATTCTGGTGGGAACAATCAACATCTCTGGTGGTTTTCTCGTTACCCAAAGGATGCTCAAAATGTTCCAGAAATAA
- the pntB gene encoding Re/Si-specific NAD(P)(+) transhydrogenase subunit beta, producing the protein MTNNLVAVAYIAASALFILSLGGLSNQETARQGNLFGIIGMAIAFIATALSAQVNGYGTLIVAIVPGAIIGSILAARVAMTAMPELVAILHSFVGLAAVLVGFATYLNPDASLVGVEATIHELEIFIGIFIGAVTFTGSVVAFGKLNGSLGSKPLALPARHLINIALLVGSVYLGVQFMGTENGLQPLLIMTGLAGILGFLLVMGIGGADMPVVISMLNSYSGWAAAAAGFMLSNDVLIVTGALVGSSGAILSYIMCEAMNRSFISVILGGFGEGSGDAAPAGEVKPMGEATATNVEEVAELLNDAKSVVIVPGYGMAVAQAQHSVSDITKILRKQGKEVRFGIHPVAGRMPGHMNVLLAEANVPYDIVLEMEEINDDLADTDVVLVIGANDTVNPSALDDPTSPIAGMPVMEVWKAQNVVVMKRSLGIGYAGVDNPLFYMDNNQMLFGDAKANVSALLNELSKTEKELVAA; encoded by the coding sequence ATGACAAATAATCTTGTGGCGGTGGCTTATATAGCTGCCAGTGCCTTGTTTATCCTCAGTCTGGGAGGATTATCGAACCAGGAAACTGCCCGTCAGGGTAATTTATTCGGCATTATCGGTATGGCGATCGCGTTTATCGCTACTGCTCTTAGTGCGCAAGTTAACGGCTATGGAACTTTAATTGTGGCGATCGTTCCTGGGGCGATTATCGGCTCAATTCTCGCTGCGAGAGTAGCCATGACTGCTATGCCCGAATTGGTAGCTATTTTGCACAGTTTCGTAGGTTTGGCTGCGGTTTTAGTAGGTTTTGCTACTTATTTAAACCCAGATGCATCTCTAGTGGGTGTGGAAGCCACCATACACGAACTAGAAATCTTTATCGGGATCTTTATTGGTGCTGTTACCTTTACCGGTTCGGTAGTCGCCTTTGGTAAATTAAATGGTTCCCTTGGCAGTAAACCCTTAGCATTACCCGCTCGTCATCTAATCAACATCGCTTTATTAGTTGGTTCAGTATATCTCGGCGTGCAGTTTATGGGAACAGAAAACGGCTTGCAACCATTGCTAATCATGACTGGGTTAGCCGGTATTCTTGGTTTTCTCTTAGTCATGGGTATTGGTGGCGCAGATATGCCTGTGGTAATCTCCATGCTTAATAGCTACTCTGGTTGGGCTGCTGCTGCTGCTGGTTTCATGCTCTCTAACGACGTATTAATCGTAACTGGAGCCTTAGTTGGCAGTAGTGGGGCTATCCTCAGCTACATCATGTGCGAAGCGATGAACCGTTCCTTTATCAGCGTTATCCTTGGTGGATTCGGTGAAGGTTCAGGTGATGCTGCTCCTGCCGGGGAAGTTAAGCCCATGGGTGAGGCGACAGCTACTAACGTAGAAGAAGTCGCTGAATTACTTAACGATGCCAAAAGCGTGGTCATTGTACCTGGTTACGGAATGGCAGTAGCTCAAGCGCAGCACTCCGTATCTGACATTACAAAAATCCTCCGTAAGCAGGGTAAAGAAGTTCGCTTCGGCATCCACCCAGTAGCGGGAAGAATGCCAGGACATATGAACGTCTTGTTAGCAGAAGCTAATGTACCCTACGACATCGTATTGGAAATGGAAGAAATCAACGATGATCTCGCTGATACTGATGTAGTTTTGGTAATTGGTGCAAATGACACGGTTAACCCTAGCGCACTAGATGATCCAACTAGCCCTATTGCAGGTATGCCTGTAATGGAAGTTTGGAAAGCTCAAAATGTTGTCGTAATGAAGCGTAGTCTAGGTATTGGTTATGCAGGGGTAGATAATCCTTTATTCTATATGGATAATAACCAAATGTTATTTGGCGATGCGAAAGCTAATGTTAGTGCGTTGTTGAATGAGTTATCTAAGACTGAGAAAGAATTAGTTGCTGCTTAA
- a CDS encoding type II toxin-antitoxin system HicB family antitoxin, with protein sequence MKLQIILEPSEEGGYTVYVPALPGCISEGNDVDEAMENIQEAIELYLEPVETDITENQDVIVRELVI encoded by the coding sequence ATGAAATTACAAATCATCTTAGAACCTAGTGAAGAAGGTGGATACACAGTCTATGTTCCAGCTTTACCTGGCTGTATCAGCGAAGGAAATGATGTTGATGAAGCCATGGAAAACATTCAGGAAGCAATAGAACTATACCTCGAACCTGTAGAAACAGACATCACAGAAAACCAAGATGTAATTGTTCGGGAATTGGTTATATGA
- a CDS encoding type II toxin-antitoxin system HicA family toxin codes for MSKVPSLSYKKILAALQRDGWIVVRQRGSHIRLEKKLLDETLKITVPAHKPVKRSTLAKILKQAKIDLDSFLKLL; via the coding sequence ATGAGCAAAGTTCCCAGTCTTTCTTATAAAAAAATTCTTGCTGCTTTACAAAGAGATGGTTGGATAGTCGTTCGTCAACGGGGCAGTCATATTAGACTAGAAAAAAAGCTACTCGATGAAACTCTAAAAATAACAGTTCCCGCACACAAGCCAGTAAAACGCTCTACATTAGCTAAAATTCTCAAGCAAGCAAAAATAGATTTAGATAGTTTTTTGAAACTTTTATAA
- a CDS encoding type II toxin-antitoxin system HicB family antitoxin translates to MTLKVVIHSAEEGGFWAEVPVISGCATQGDTFEELLQNIYEAVEGCLSVDEADLELDNNAQVFEIAV, encoded by the coding sequence ATGACACTAAAAGTTGTTATCCACTCCGCAGAAGAAGGGGGATTTTGGGCAGAAGTCCCCGTAATTTCGGGTTGTGCTACTCAAGGAGATACTTTTGAAGAGTTGCTACAAAATATTTATGAAGCAGTAGAAGGATGTTTGTCTGTGGATGAAGCCGATTTGGAACTAGACAACAACGCTCAAGTCTTTGAAATTGCCGTATAA
- a CDS encoding DUF29 family protein, whose protein sequence is MEELIQLRESIEKKDLVTALQIVDELEEMSVEDKLNKIFSYMIILLLHLIKEDAEKRLTKSWKLSINNSVKQINRTNKRRKSGGYYAKKADLIEIMNDAFELALEGAAIEAFGGAYDEPELLNLIDVERIKDKAISLLDYSK, encoded by the coding sequence ATGGAAGAACTTATACAGTTACGAGAAAGCATTGAGAAAAAAGATTTAGTAACTGCTTTGCAAATTGTTGATGAACTAGAAGAAATGTCTGTAGAAGATAAGCTCAACAAAATCTTTAGCTACATGATTATTTTACTTCTACACTTAATTAAAGAAGATGCTGAAAAACGACTAACTAAATCTTGGAAGCTTTCTATCAATAATTCAGTTAAACAGATAAATAGAACTAATAAGCGACGCAAATCTGGAGGGTATTACGCCAAGAAAGCCGACTTAATTGAGATAATGAATGATGCTTTTGAACTTGCTCTTGAAGGTGCGGCAATTGAAGCATTTGGTGGTGCTTATGATGAACCAGAATTATTGAATTTAATTGATGTAGAGCGAATTAAGGATAAAGCTATTTCTTTACTAGATTATTCAAAATAA
- a CDS encoding Txe/YoeB family addiction module toxin, with amino-acid sequence MSRKIVFESSAFADFNDWVKLDQKIHRKIIELIKDIDRHPFQGLGKPEALKHDLSGYWSRRINREHRLVYKVTNDEIIILTCKYHYG; translated from the coding sequence ATGAGTAGAAAAATAGTCTTTGAATCATCTGCATTTGCAGATTTTAATGACTGGGTAAAGCTAGATCAGAAAATACATCGCAAAATTATCGAACTTATCAAAGATATAGATCGCCATCCCTTTCAAGGCTTAGGAAAACCAGAAGCACTCAAGCACGATCTTAGTGGTTATTGGTCGAGAAGAATTAATCGCGAACATCGCCTAGTTTACAAAGTGACCAATGACGAGATAATCATTTTGACTTGCAAATATCATTACGGTTAA
- a CDS encoding DMT family transporter — translation MQLSSNPNSSIPKALLLIAPFFLWGTAMVAMKGVIPFTTPFFMAGVRLVPAGILVLLVAVILKLPQPKTWQAWLWIIVFALVDGAMFQGFLAQGIVKTGAGLGSVMIDSQPLAVALLSSFLFGEIIGFWGWLGLSIGILGISLIGIPDHWIYGIFQGNLEVIELSWLGLFDNGEWLMLLASLSMAVGTVMIPFVSRYSDPVVATGWHMILGGLPLFGLSWLQESQQWLNITVEGWLALGYATVFGSAIAYGIFFYLASKGNLTSLSALTFLTPIFALLFGTIILSEVLTSLQSCGVFLTIISIYLINQREQIAAKFKSSTGESEDAISIENQRVN, via the coding sequence ATGCAACTAAGTTCCAACCCAAATTCTTCAATTCCTAAAGCTTTGCTGTTAATTGCGCCCTTTTTCCTCTGGGGAACAGCTATGGTAGCTATGAAAGGAGTTATTCCCTTCACAACACCTTTTTTCATGGCGGGGGTACGATTAGTACCGGCAGGAATTTTAGTTTTATTAGTTGCAGTTATCTTAAAACTACCTCAGCCAAAAACTTGGCAAGCTTGGTTATGGATTATTGTTTTTGCCCTAGTTGACGGAGCGATGTTTCAAGGATTTTTAGCCCAGGGAATTGTCAAAACTGGAGCAGGACTAGGTTCTGTGATGATTGATTCTCAACCCTTGGCGGTTGCCTTGCTATCTAGTTTCTTATTTGGCGAAATTATCGGCTTTTGGGGTTGGTTAGGTCTAAGTATTGGAATTTTAGGCATCAGTTTGATTGGTATTCCCGATCACTGGATATATGGGATCTTCCAGGGCAATCTAGAAGTAATTGAACTAAGTTGGTTGGGCTTATTTGATAATGGGGAATGGCTAATGTTATTAGCTTCTTTATCAATGGCAGTAGGTACGGTAATGATCCCCTTTGTGAGCCGTTATAGCGATCCCGTAGTAGCAACAGGTTGGCATATGATCTTGGGAGGCTTACCTTTATTTGGTTTATCTTGGCTACAAGAATCCCAGCAGTGGCTTAATATTACCGTGGAAGGCTGGTTAGCGTTGGGTTATGCGACAGTATTTGGTAGCGCGATCGCCTATGGAATCTTCTTTTATTTGGCATCTAAAGGCAATCTTACTAGCCTTAGTGCTTTAACCTTTCTCACACCAATTTTTGCCTTATTATTTGGCACAATCATTCTGTCAGAAGTTTTAACTTCTCTCCAATCTTGCGGTGTATTCTTAACTATCATCAGTATCTACCTGATCAACCAAAGGGAACAGATAGCTGCCAAATTCAAATCATCTACCGGCGAATCAGAAGATGCGATCTCTATAGAAAATCAAAGAGTTAATTAA
- the gnd gene encoding decarboxylating NADP(+)-dependent phosphogluconate dehydrogenase gives MAKRTFGVIGLAVMGENLALNVESRGFPIAVYNRTAAKTEKFMAERAQGKDIKAAYSLEEFVQTLERPRNILVMVKAGKPVDAVIDQLRPMLDKGDTIIDGGNSLYEDTERRTKDLESTGLGFVGMGVSGGEEGALNGPSLMPGGTEAGYRDLEPILTKIAAQVDDGPCVTYIGPGGAGHYVKMVHNGIEYGDMQLIAEAYDLMRNILDLSGQELQEVFSQWNHTDELNSFLIEITADIFSNNDPKTHKPLVDSILDAAGQKGTGRWTVVSSLELGVPIPTIYAAVNARVMSAYKDERVAASKQITAPTAKYEGDKQEFINKVRDALYCSKMCSYAQGMALLSKASSEFSFNLNLPEIARIWKGGCIIQAGFLDKIKKAFNENPDLPNLLLAPEFKQSILDRQSAWREVLTTANSMGIAVPAFSSSLDYFDSYRRESLPQNLTQAQRDYFGAHTYERVDRPRGEFSHTEWTKVAEKSLQTGTTD, from the coding sequence ATGGCAAAAAGAACTTTTGGTGTAATTGGTTTAGCCGTGATGGGGGAAAATCTCGCCCTAAACGTAGAAAGTCGCGGTTTTCCTATTGCTGTCTATAACCGTACTGCTGCCAAAACCGAAAAATTTATGGCAGAAAGAGCGCAAGGCAAAGATATCAAAGCTGCTTATTCCTTAGAAGAATTTGTTCAGACTTTAGAACGTCCTCGCAATATTCTAGTGATGGTCAAAGCAGGAAAACCAGTAGATGCAGTTATCGATCAATTAAGACCCATGTTAGACAAAGGGGATACCATTATTGACGGTGGTAACTCTCTGTATGAAGATACTGAAAGACGAACCAAAGATTTAGAATCTACTGGGCTAGGTTTTGTCGGTATGGGGGTCAGTGGCGGCGAAGAAGGCGCACTTAATGGCCCTAGTTTGATGCCTGGTGGCACAGAAGCAGGTTATCGAGATTTAGAGCCAATCTTAACTAAAATTGCGGCACAGGTAGATGATGGTCCTTGTGTTACTTATATTGGCCCTGGTGGTGCAGGTCACTACGTCAAAATGGTTCACAATGGCATTGAGTATGGCGATATGCAGCTCATTGCTGAAGCCTATGACCTAATGAGAAATATCCTCGACTTATCTGGTCAAGAGTTACAAGAAGTATTTAGCCAGTGGAATCACACTGATGAACTAAATTCCTTCTTAATTGAGATCACTGCCGATATTTTCAGTAATAACGATCCTAAGACTCATAAACCTCTGGTAGATTCAATTCTCGATGCAGCAGGGCAAAAAGGAACAGGACGCTGGACTGTAGTAAGTTCTCTAGAGTTAGGCGTACCAATTCCCACTATTTATGCGGCAGTCAATGCTCGTGTAATGTCTGCCTATAAAGATGAAAGGGTGGCTGCATCAAAACAAATTACGGCGCCGACCGCCAAATATGAAGGCGACAAGCAAGAATTCATCAACAAAGTCAGAGATGCTCTTTACTGTTCTAAGATGTGTTCCTATGCTCAAGGAATGGCATTATTGAGCAAGGCTTCAAGTGAATTTAGCTTTAATCTTAATTTGCCGGAAATAGCCCGGATCTGGAAGGGAGGCTGTATTATTCAGGCTGGTTTCTTAGACAAGATTAAAAAAGCGTTTAATGAAAATCCTGATTTACCCAATCTTCTTCTAGCACCTGAATTTAAACAATCAATTTTAGATCGTCAGTCTGCTTGGCGTGAAGTTCTGACTACTGCTAATAGCATGGGGATCGCTGTTCCTGCTTTCAGTTCTTCTCTAGACTATTTTGATAGCTATCGTCGTGAAAGCTTACCGCAAAATCTAACTCAGGCACAAAGGGATTACTTTGGGGCCCATACTTATGAGCGAGTAGATCGTCCCAGAGGGGAGTTTTCTCATACTGAGTGGACTAAAGTTGCAGAGAAATCTTTGCAAACTGGCACTACAGACTAA